The following proteins are encoded in a genomic region of Cryptomeria japonica chromosome 11, Sugi_1.0, whole genome shotgun sequence:
- the LOC131049514 gene encoding uncharacterized protein LOC131049514: protein MNSIDSMNENGSRIFNRNPVSQQMPSTSERSSSATAESSSDSGNTEKISTPPSVKQQKKSSPNKNKSTISTPSKPSSSVKRPRERQEKEGAKPSSKKSRKPALEDNKGKAAGAPEAEKSAKKNGPIWNAKDEAAFLKRLVACCEKGKGLPKNLGVFYETVRKDLDGDYTHDQLYNKLRGLKAKFGAARDKIKDKGFVGFKNAHEETVYRMSKQVWGNREEEEEVGSEKAGKGGDARVDEKKKVVVVDLGGEREEVKRNKNGVVDMAVQEQEGEEEEDEDETDDEEGGEGHGQGTQNENVNLAQHDTLKGMKTKKKEEEGISHISESVRNRVAGTGTQRSEVKMGEEKDSSEDNLGEDKESSGEDEESESESTDDDNSALRDSNAALKLPRSNVGNSSIPRESNSVLKQSNVRDNSTQHVSNGSRRVGTAGHYDVGESLRQHDAEELADRRRVAATGHHDVMENLTPHVSGDRSNGSRRIATTNLPNNEENFVQHVSNGMANGSSCVAMADQHQLFNQLCKENLKIFNNQLLDMLEGFKHEILNMVKKELQVSLNTARATSFDFSTIKGFSSARELPSLSNTEVEMLDQKWETQQLIEMEAASKRLALMQEEHQLRMAKLRHK from the coding sequence ATGAATTCTATTGATTCGATGAATGAAAACGGGAGTAGGATTTTCAACAGAAATCCCGTTTCCCAGCAAATGCCTTCTACTTCTGAGCGTTCTTCCTCAGCCACTGCCGAATCATCGTCCGATTCAGGCAATACTGAGAAAATTTCTACTCCACCATCAGTCAAACAGCAGAAAAAAAGCTCGCCCAACAAAAATAAAAGCACTATTTCAACCCCATCGAAACCCTCTTCTTCAGTCAAGCGTCCCAGAGAGCGCCAAGAAAAAGAGGGGGCCAAACCTTCGTCCAAGAAATCAAGGAAACCTGCGCTGGAAGATAACAAGGGGAAAGCGGCGGGGGCTCCAGAAGCTGAAAAGTCTGCAAAGAAAAACGGTCCGATTTGGAATGCTAAGGATGAGGCTGCTTTTCTAAAGAGGCTTGTGGCGTGCTGCGAAAAAGGTAAGGGTTTGCCCAAAAATCTGGGTGTTTTTTATGAGACTGTTAGGAAGGATTTGGATGGGGATTATACTCACGATCAGCTGTATAATAAGTTAAGGGGTCTCAAGGCGAAGTTTGGTGCGGCTAGGGATAAGATTAAGGATAAAGGTTTTGTTGGATTTAAGAATGCCCATGAAGAGACTGTGTATAGAATGTCTAAGCAAGTTTGGGGAAATAGggaagaggaggaggaggttgGTAGTGAGAAAGCGGGTAAAGGAGGTGATGCAAGAGTGGATGAGAAGAAGAAGGTTGTTGTGGTGGAtctagggggagagagagaagaggtgAAAAGGAACAAAAATGGAGTTGTGGACATGGCTGTACAGGAGCAGGagggagaagaagaggaagacgAAGATGAAAccgatgatgaagaaggaggggaAGGGCATGGTCAAGGTACGCAAAATGAAAATGTGAATTTGGCACAGCACGACACTTTGAAAGGGATGAAAactaagaagaaggaggaggaggggATTTCACATATTTCTGAAAGTGTGCGCAACAGGGTTGCAGGCACAGGCACACAGAGAAGCGaggtgaagatgggagaagagAAGGATTCTTCTGAGGATAatttgggagaagataaggaaTCTTCTGGTGAGGATGAGGAGAGTGAAAGTGAATCGACTGATGATGACAATTCAGCACTGCGAGATTCAAACGCTGCACTGAAGCTGCCCAGGTCCAATGTTGGGAACAGTTCAATACCGCGCGAATCAAATAGTGTGCTGAAGCAGTCCAATGTTAGAGATAATTCCACACAGCATGTGTCGAATGGAAGCAGGAGGGTTGGCACTGCAGGTCATTACGATGTTGGGGAGAGTTTAAGGCAGCATGATGCTGAGGAACTGGCTGACAGAAGGAGGGTTGCAGCTACAGGTCATCATGATGTTATGGAGAATTTGACACCGCATGTATCTGGTGACAGGTCAAATGGAAGTAGGAGGATTGCAACCACTAATCTACCAAACAATGAGGAGAATTTCGTGCAGCATGTCTCTAATGGCATGGCAAATGGAAGCTCATGCGTTGCAATGGCTGATCAACACCAGCTGTTTAATCAGTTGTGCAAAGAGAACttgaaaatattcaataatcaGTTGTTGGACATGCTTGAAGGGTTCAAGCATGAGATTTTGAATATGGTAAAGAAAGAACTTCAGGTTTCTTTAAACACTGCGAGAGCCACTAGCTTTGATTTCTCAacgattaagggattttcttctGCAAGGGAGTTGCCATCGCTGAGCAACACAGAAGTTGAAATGCTTGATCAGAAGTGGGAAACACAGCAGCTTATTGAGATGGAAGCTGCTTCCAAACGTTTAGCATTAATGCAAGAAGAGCACCAACTACGCATGGCAAAGCTTCGCCATAAGTAG